The genomic window CTCGCGGGGCCACCGGACCCGGGAGCGCGATCACCCGCAGATGTCCGGAAACCAGTGCCCACTATCGCAATCTGCGCGAAATTCGCACATTATCACGCGCGGATCTGCCACGATTCGAGCACGGAGGGGGAGTCGCCAGCCGCGACGCTTCGTATGCCGGCATCACCGCCACTGGCCGCGTCCGCGAGTGGACCCGACCACGGGGGACGCGGTGAACAGCAGCCACCTGGAACCGACGTGTTGCGATCCGCTCCGCTGGAGTGAGGGGACCTCACTCCCGGCAGCCCGGGGGCACGCGAGCTGTTCACCGTCCGTTTGTGTCCAACTCGTCTTTACCAGGGAGTGGTTCGATGGATGAAGAACTCGCATTCGACCTCGACGGCCTGGCCGCCGACGTCTTCAGCATCACCGGGGAGGACGTCGAGGTGGAGTCGCTCACCGGCGCCCACGCGATGACCGAGACGGCCGCGTCCTGTTCGTGCTGGTCGGGCAACGGAAGCTGCGTGTCCCTGTAACCCCGACCAGGGAAGGAGCCGCGCCGTGGCGGACGGCGTATCCCATGTCATGGCGCGGCTCCGGCCGGACGTCTTCCTGGTACCCGCTCCGGACGGCGCCAGGTTCCTCACCAACCGCGGTGGCGAGTCGCTCGGCGGCCCCACCATCCACCGCTGGCTCAGCGTGCTCGCCCCGTACCTCGACGGCAGCACCCCGCTGTCCGAACTGGTCGGCCGGCTGCCAGCCGGGCAGCGGGAGATGGTGGAGCGGATCGTCGCCGCGCTGATCGACCGCGGGCTGGTCCGTGACGGCGGGGAACCCGCAGGACGGGCCGAGACCGGCTACCTCGACGCCTTCCTGCCCGACGCCGGGCACGCGCTCGCCACCTACCGGCAGGCCCGCGCCCTCGCTGTCGGATCGGGGTCGATCCTCGGTGAACTCCTGCGGCTGCTGGCCCGCTCGGGCATGACCGCCGCCCGACAGCTGCCGACCGGCGCCGGTGCGGCGGAAATCATGACGCTGAAGGACGCGCTCGACCGCGGCGCCGACCTCGTCGTGCACGTCCCCGGCGGTCCTGCCGACCTGCCGGCGGAGGACGTCGACCGCCTGTGCCAGTGCGCCGGTGTGCCGGTGGTGCGCGCGGTCAGGCGCGGCGGCGAGCTGTGGTTCCACGCGGGCACCGGCGGGACGGGGGGCCTGAGCCGGCTCGACCGGTGGTCGCGCGGCCTCGGGCGACCGGCTTCGGGCAGCGACGCGCTGCCGCCCGAGGTGGTGGCGCTGGCCGCCGGGTGGCTCGGGACAGCGGCGTTGCGGCTGCTCACCGGGGTCGCGGAGGCGGCGGAGGCCGACACGATGGACTGCCTGGACATCGCCACGCTCACGTCCACCACCCACCGGTTCCTGCCGGTGCCACTCCCGCCGTGGGAGATGAGACCCGGTTTCATGGCCCAGCGAAGCGGCGCAGCCCGGTCGGTCACCGAGAAGGTGGCCCGGCTGCGGGCCGCACCGGCGCTGACCGTGGACGTGCTCGACGCGACAGGAGCCAGGCTGCTCGACCCGCGGCTGGGTGTGCTCGGGGAGCTGTCCGAGCGCGACTTCGCACAGCTCCCGCTCAATGTCGCCGTCGCCACCGCGGCCGGCGTGCGCGACCCGCTGACGGGCGCAGGCACCACCGTCGAGCAGGCCCGGTGGCGGGCGGTGCTCGCCGCGCTCGCGGCGTACGGGGTGTCGGGCACGGACATCAGCCGGCTGCCGGCCCGCCAGGCCTGGGGTGTCCAGCTCGCCGACGACCGCGCCCGGTCGGTTGACCCGGCGGACGTCTTCACCCTGGCGCAGGACAGCGGGCCCGGCCGGGACCGCTTCGCCACCGCCGGCGGCGAAGCGGTGGGCGCGGCGGCCGCTCTCAGCTGGCAGGAGGCCGTCACGGCCGGGCTGCTCGACCACTGCGCCCGGCTGACCGCTGCCAGGCCGGGGCCCACGGTCCGTGTCGACCTGGACCTGCTCGCGCGCCGGAGCGGCCAGGAAGCCGCGCACTGCCTGCGGATGGTCCGCATCCTCGGGGTGCCGCTCGCCGTCCACGACGTCACCGGCTCCCTGCGCGTGCCGACGCTGGCGTTCCTGACCGGCTCCAGGACCGTCGCCTACGTCAGCGCGCTGCGGCCCGCCGGCGCGCTGGCCGCCGGGCTGCGCGCGATCCTGCTCGACGAGCAGGCCCGCCGCCACCACCAGCCCGCCTACGCGCCGCCGCCGGTACCGCAGCCGGATCCCGGCGAAGCAGCCACGGGCGTGGCGGCGGTGCCGTGCACCGTGCCGCAGGCGGTGGCGGCGCTGCGGGCGCGCGGGCTCGACCCGGTCGCCGTCCCGCTTGACCACGACTCCGAGGTGTCGCGCATCATGCCCTTCGTCGTCCGGGTGGTGCTCGCGCATGCCTGAGGCGGGTGCCACAGCCGGGCCGTGGCGGCTGGCCGGCAGCGGCGTGCTGCACGACGCGGTCGAGCGCCTGCTGCCGCCGGGCGGCGGGCAGGGCGGGGCGGTGGTGGCCGTCAGCGACGGCTGGGATCCGGCGCTGATCACGGCGAGCGCGCGCGCCGCGGCGGCGGACGGCATGCCCTTCCTCGGGGTGCGGGTGGAGTTCGGCCAGGTCCTCGTCGGCCCGACCGTGCTGCCGGGGCGCGCGGGGTGCACCGGCTGCCTGGACGCCAGGCGGGCCGCGGCCGACCCGGCGGGCGCGGCCGACCGGGCCGCGCTGCTCGCGGCGCGCGGCGACCGGCCCGCACCGCCGTCCACCTGGCTGACGGCCTTCGCGGTGCCCGCGGTGGCCGGCGTGGTGGCCGCCGAACTTCGTGCCCTGGCCCAAGGCCGGACTCCGCGTACTGTCGGCGCGGTCCTGGTGGTGGAGTTGGACCGGCTGACGACCGGCGTCCACCCCTTCCTGCCGGACCCGTCGTGCGCCACCTGCGCACCGGCGGGCGACCCGGCCGGCGCCCGGCGGGCCGCCGCGGTCGGGCTCACCGCCCGGCCCAAGCCGGACCCTTCGGTGCTGCGGGCCACCGATCTGGTCTCCCGGGCGGCGGAGTTGGAGCGCGTGTACGTCGACGGCACGGCCGGTCTCGTGCGCGCGGTACGCGAACGGGACGCCTGCGGCCTGCCGGTGGCGTACGCGTACACCGGGCTGCCCGGGGTGGGACGCCCCGAGCCGGGTATCGGGCGCGGCGCGGACCGGCGCTCCGCCCGGGCCGCCGCGCTGCTGGAGGCGGTCGAACGCCGGGCGGGGACCGTGCCGTCGGGGCGGTGGCCGGTCGAGCGGGCGGCGTACGCCGACGTGCGCGGGCACGCCGTCGATCCGCGGACCCTCGGCCTGCCCGGCGGCGCCGGCGAGGCGGCACAGCTCGACCCCCGCGAGGAGAGGGCCTGGGTGTGGGGGTTCTCCTTCGGCCGGGGCGAGCCGGTCCTGGTCCCCGCGGAGCACGCCTACTTCGGCCCGCTGCCCGGCGCCGCCGGCCGGTCGCGCGTCCACGAGACCTCCAACGGCTGCGCGCTGGGCGGCTGTTACGAGGAAGCCGTGCTCCACGGCCTGCTGGAGGTCGCCGAGCGTGACGCGTTCCTGCTCACCTGGTACGCCCGGATGCCGGTGCCGCGCGTCGCGATCGGGTCGGCGAGGTCCAGCCGGGTCCGGCTGCTCGCCGACCGCGTCGACCACGCCCACGGTTACGAGGTGCTGGCCTTCGACACCTCCCTGGAGCACGGCGTCCCCTCGGTCGCGCTGCTCGCCGTCGACCGCTCCACCGACCCGCTGCGCCCCGCCGTGATGTGCGCCGCGGCGGCCCATCCCGACCCGGAGCACGCCTGCTGGTCGGCGCTGACCGAACTCGCCCTGCTGGTGGCGCACCTGCCCGTGCGGTACCCGGCGGAGCGGGCCAGGGCCGCCGCCATGGCGGCCGACAGCGACCTGGTGACCGCGATGACCGACCACGAACTGCTCTACGGCCATCGCGACACCCTGCCCCGCTGGGACTTCCTGCTCGACCGCGGCAGCGCCGGGCAGCGCACCTTCGAGGACTCCTTCACCGGGCGTCCGGCGCCCGCTGCCGACCTGCGCGACGACCTGACCGGGCTGCTTGACCGCTACCGCCGGGCCGGTCTAGACGTGGTCGCGGTGGACCAGACCGGCCCGGAACAGCGCGCGGCCGGCCTGTCCTCGGTCCGGGTGATCGTGCCGGGCACGCTCCCGATGACCTTCGGCCACCGCAACCGCCGGCTCACCGGGCTGCCCCGGCTGCGGACCGTGCCGATGCTGCTCGGGCACCGCGGTGACCCGCTGCCCGAGGACGAGATCAGCCCCTACCCGCACCCGTTCCCGTAGGAGGCGCGGATGCCCCGGCTCGACCCGCTCACGGCCACCAGCACCGTCCTTGAGGTCGCCGCGCCCTTCGTGGTGCGGATCGCCGGCCTGCCGGCCTCCGCGCTCACCGGCCTGTCGTCGGCGCCGC from Streptomyces sp. NBC_01198 includes these protein-coding regions:
- a CDS encoding thiomuracin/GE37468 family thiazolyl RiPP peptide, whose protein sequence is MDEELAFDLDGLAADVFSITGEDVEVESLTGAHAMTETAASCSCWSGNGSCVSL
- a CDS encoding TOMM precursor leader peptide-binding protein, yielding MPEAGATAGPWRLAGSGVLHDAVERLLPPGGGQGGAVVAVSDGWDPALITASARAAAADGMPFLGVRVEFGQVLVGPTVLPGRAGCTGCLDARRAAADPAGAADRAALLAARGDRPAPPSTWLTAFAVPAVAGVVAAELRALAQGRTPRTVGAVLVVELDRLTTGVHPFLPDPSCATCAPAGDPAGARRAAAVGLTARPKPDPSVLRATDLVSRAAELERVYVDGTAGLVRAVRERDACGLPVAYAYTGLPGVGRPEPGIGRGADRRSARAAALLEAVERRAGTVPSGRWPVERAAYADVRGHAVDPRTLGLPGGAGEAAQLDPREERAWVWGFSFGRGEPVLVPAEHAYFGPLPGAAGRSRVHETSNGCALGGCYEEAVLHGLLEVAERDAFLLTWYARMPVPRVAIGSARSSRVRLLADRVDHAHGYEVLAFDTSLEHGVPSVALLAVDRSTDPLRPAVMCAAAAHPDPEHACWSALTELALLVAHLPVRYPAERARAAAMAADSDLVTAMTDHELLYGHRDTLPRWDFLLDRGSAGQRTFEDSFTGRPAPAADLRDDLTGLLDRYRRAGLDVVAVDQTGPEQRAAGLSSVRVIVPGTLPMTFGHRNRRLTGLPRLRTVPMLLGHRGDPLPEDEISPYPHPFP